Proteins from a single region of Alphaproteobacteria bacterium:
- a CDS encoding DnaJ domain-containing protein, which translates to MPHLVAAAGQGNKVATEAGLGKPCRMPRPARRANRRHVGRLALQPVQDCRYSLIMARKRTTSTAWEEEQLRLERRPCDIPNCAGHGEFRAPKSRERLQDYFWFCLDHVRAYNQTWDYFSGMSEADIERHIRFDTTWQRPTWPLSGPNGRLGALGGDPRLRAAMNAFHAAFAENGEAQAGSRRRMEDEDPVRARWRRMSAEAEKALAVMELEPPVSLSTLKARYKTLVKRHHPDANGGDKMAEERLKTINQAYVTLKSIVADLSA; encoded by the coding sequence ATGCCGCACCTCGTTGCGGCGGCGGGCCAGGGCAACAAAGTTGCAACGGAAGCCGGGTTAGGCAAGCCCTGCCGGATGCCGCGTCCGGCACGCCGCGCCAATCGGCGGCATGTCGGCCGCTTGGCCTTGCAACCCGTGCAAGACTGTCGATATTCGTTGATCATGGCCCGAAAGCGCACCACATCGACGGCGTGGGAAGAGGAACAGCTCCGGCTGGAGCGGCGCCCCTGCGACATTCCCAACTGCGCCGGCCACGGCGAGTTCCGTGCGCCGAAGAGCCGGGAGCGGCTGCAGGACTATTTCTGGTTCTGCCTGGATCATGTCCGGGCCTACAACCAGACCTGGGACTATTTCAGCGGGATGTCGGAAGCGGACATCGAGCGCCACATCCGCTTCGACACCACATGGCAGCGGCCGACCTGGCCGTTGAGCGGCCCGAATGGCCGCCTCGGCGCGCTCGGCGGCGACCCCCGGCTGCGGGCGGCGATGAACGCCTTCCACGCCGCCTTCGCCGAGAACGGCGAAGCCCAGGCCGGCAGCCGCCGCAGGATGGAGGACGAAGACCCGGTTCGGGCGCGGTGGCGCCGGATGTCGGCCGAGGCGGAGAAGGCGCTGGCGGTGATGGAACTGGAACCACCGGTAAGCTTGAGCACGCTCAAGGCACGCTATAAAACCCTGGTCAAACGTCACCATCCCGACGCCAATGGCGGCGACAAGATGGCCGAGGAACGGTTGAAGACAATCAACCAGGCCTATGTCACGCTGAAATCGATAGTCGCGGACCTGTCGGCCTAG
- the cobS gene encoding cobaltochelatase subunit CobS — MAPLDNAEPVAEMPSGEPDITIDVRQTFGLDVDMDVPAFSAPSEHVPPLDDAYRFDHDTTLAILAGFKHDRRVLIQGYHGTGKSTHIEQVAARLNWPCIRVNLDSHISRIDLVGKDAIVLRDGKQVTEFREGLLPWALQHPCALVFDEYDAGRPDVMFVIQRVLESSGRFTLLDQNRVLHPHKAFRLFATANTVGLGDTTGLYHGTQQINQGQMDRWSLVATLNYLPHEAEVDIVLSKARTYDNDAGRKVISAMVSVADLTRGGFIAGDMSTVMSPRTVINWALNAEIFGDVGLAFRMTFLNKCDETERSTVAEYYQRCFGEELPPERHVMSRG; from the coding sequence ATGGCTCCTTTGGATAATGCCGAGCCGGTCGCCGAGATGCCGTCCGGCGAACCCGACATCACCATCGACGTGCGCCAGACCTTCGGCCTGGATGTGGACATGGACGTCCCGGCGTTCAGTGCGCCGAGCGAGCATGTGCCGCCGCTGGACGACGCCTATCGTTTCGACCACGACACCACGCTGGCGATCCTGGCCGGCTTCAAGCACGACCGCCGCGTCCTGATCCAGGGCTATCACGGCACCGGCAAGTCGACCCATATCGAGCAGGTCGCCGCGCGGCTGAACTGGCCGTGCATCCGCGTCAACCTGGACAGCCACATCAGCCGTATCGACCTGGTCGGCAAGGACGCGATCGTGCTGCGCGACGGCAAGCAGGTGACCGAGTTCCGCGAGGGCCTGCTGCCCTGGGCGCTGCAGCACCCCTGCGCGCTGGTGTTCGACGAATACGACGCCGGGCGGCCGGACGTGATGTTCGTGATCCAGCGCGTGCTGGAATCGAGCGGGCGTTTCACCCTGCTGGACCAGAACCGGGTGCTGCATCCGCACAAGGCGTTCCGCCTGTTCGCCACCGCGAACACCGTCGGCCTGGGCGACACCACCGGGCTGTATCACGGTACCCAGCAGATCAACCAGGGCCAGATGGACCGCTGGAGCCTGGTCGCCACACTGAACTACCTGCCGCACGAGGCGGAGGTCGATATCGTGCTGTCGAAGGCCCGGACATACGACAACGACGCCGGCCGCAAGGTGATCTCGGCCATGGTCTCGGTCGCCGACCTGACCCGCGGCGGCTTCATCGCCGGCGACATGTCGACCGTGATGTCGCCGCGGACGGTGATCAACTGGGCGCTGAACGCGGAGATCTTCGGCGACGTCGGGCTGGCGTTCAGGATGACCTTCCTGAACAAGTGCGACGAGACCGAGCGCAGCACGGTCGCCGAGTACTACCAGCGCTGCTTCGGCGAGGAGTTGCCGCCGGAGCGGCATGTGATGAGCCGGGGCTAG
- the cobT gene encoding cobaltochelatase subunit CobT, translating to MSERLRQPNGQQARRSADARLEEFRRVTGATMRAMARQPELQVHFGAEGPRIAGNDVQLQAPNRALPAEEVAQVRGHGDAVALKLRYHDQRLHSRSLPTGAVSRDVYNALEQARCEAMGARRMMGVRANLRAALSEQCRLRGYARVTEREDGKLADVVGLLAREALWGEAPPEQAKRMVDAWRPWLEARIGPDFHRLGEVIDDQALFAKLARRIIAELDLGEELLEEDQEDDSEGSEDEGDQSRQDAEDQADDESANPTAMGAAAEQQPDTSDMEQQEGGEPQEMDTQFDPGGADDEVEQSGTPQRREPDFRNIPGEPPYHAFTTAFDQIVEAAELCDPEEMARLRLQLDQQLQHLQSVIARLANRLQRRLMAKQQRSWHFDLDEGILDAARLARVIANPENPLSYKMESETAFRDTVVTLLIDNSGSMRGRPISVAAMSADILARTLERCGVKVEILGFTTKAWKGGQARERWIADGKPGHPGRLNDLRHIVYKAADAPWRRARRNLGLMLREGLLKENIDGEALLWAHSRLLARSEQRRILMVISDGAPVDDSTLSVNAGNYLERHLRGVIDWIEKYSTVELVAIGIGHDVTRYYQRAVTIVDAEQLGGTMMDQLADLFDEDAAVRPTRH from the coding sequence ATGAGCGAACGGCTGCGCCAGCCCAACGGGCAGCAGGCCCGCCGCAGTGCCGACGCGCGGCTGGAGGAATTCCGCCGGGTCACAGGCGCGACGATGCGCGCGATGGCGCGCCAGCCGGAACTGCAGGTGCACTTCGGCGCCGAGGGCCCGCGCATCGCCGGCAACGACGTGCAGCTGCAGGCACCGAACCGCGCCCTGCCGGCCGAGGAGGTGGCGCAGGTGCGCGGCCACGGCGACGCGGTCGCACTGAAGCTGCGCTATCACGACCAGCGCCTGCACAGCCGCAGCCTGCCGACCGGGGCGGTGTCGCGCGACGTCTACAACGCACTGGAGCAGGCCCGCTGCGAGGCGATGGGCGCACGCCGGATGATGGGCGTGCGCGCCAACCTGCGCGCCGCGCTGAGCGAGCAGTGCCGTTTGCGCGGCTATGCCCGCGTCACCGAACGCGAGGACGGCAAGCTTGCCGACGTCGTCGGCCTGCTGGCGCGCGAGGCGCTGTGGGGCGAGGCGCCTCCGGAACAGGCCAAGCGCATGGTCGATGCCTGGCGGCCATGGCTGGAGGCCAGGATCGGCCCGGACTTCCATCGGCTGGGCGAGGTGATCGACGATCAGGCGCTGTTCGCGAAGCTGGCGCGGCGCATCATCGCCGAGCTCGACCTGGGCGAGGAGCTGCTGGAGGAGGACCAGGAGGACGACAGCGAAGGCAGCGAGGACGAGGGCGACCAGTCGCGCCAGGACGCCGAGGACCAGGCCGACGACGAAAGCGCGAATCCGACCGCCATGGGAGCGGCCGCCGAGCAGCAGCCTGATACCTCCGACATGGAGCAGCAGGAAGGCGGCGAGCCGCAGGAGATGGACACGCAGTTCGACCCCGGCGGCGCCGACGACGAGGTCGAGCAATCCGGCACGCCGCAGCGCCGCGAGCCCGACTTCCGCAACATCCCGGGCGAGCCGCCGTATCATGCCTTCACCACCGCGTTCGACCAGATCGTCGAAGCGGCGGAGCTGTGCGACCCGGAGGAGATGGCCCGGCTGCGGCTGCAGCTGGACCAGCAGCTGCAGCACCTGCAATCGGTGATCGCCCGGCTGGCCAACCGGCTGCAGCGCCGGCTGATGGCCAAGCAGCAGCGTTCCTGGCACTTCGACCTGGACGAGGGCATCCTCGACGCCGCCAGGCTGGCCCGGGTCATCGCCAATCCCGAGAACCCGCTGAGCTACAAGATGGAGTCGGAAACGGCGTTCCGCGACACGGTGGTGACGCTGCTGATCGACAATTCGGGCTCGATGCGCGGCCGGCCGATCTCGGTGGCGGCGATGAGCGCGGACATCCTGGCCCGCACGCTGGAGCGCTGCGGCGTGAAGGTGGAGATCCTGGGCTTCACCACCAAGGCGTGGAAGGGCGGCCAGGCGCGCGAACGCTGGATCGCCGACGGCAAACCGGGTCATCCCGGCCGGCTGAACGACCTGCGCCATATCGTCTACAAGGCGGCCGACGCCCCCTGGCGCCGCGCGCGCCGCAACCTCGGCCTGATGCTGCGCGAGGGATTGCTGAAGGAGAACATCGACGGCGAGGCACTGCTGTGGGCGCACAGCCGGCTGCTGGCACGGAGCGAACAGCGCCGGATCCTGATGGTCATCTCCGACGGCGCGCCGGTCGACGACTCCACCCTGTCGGTCAACGCCGGCAACTATCTTGAGCGGCACCTGCGCGGCGTGATCGACTGGATCGAGAAATACTCGACGGTCGAGCTGGTGGCGATCGGCATCGGCCACGACGTCACCCGCTACTACCAGCGGGCGGTCACCATCGTCGATGCCGAGCAGCTCGGCGGCACGATGATGGACCAGTTGGCCGACCTGTTCGACGAGGACGCCGCGGTCCGGCCGACCCGGCATTGA